A genomic stretch from Vanrija pseudolonga chromosome 6, complete sequence includes:
- the APA1 gene encoding Protein APA1: MAQPTERASPADILARLPASFAAAKESGDLYFFPSTSRNVAGQFPFNITICPAIGAKKAAAPAEEPAHESKRVRTAETSADRPSPFRPPYVPGLYVGAFAGVDGEETTAVLLNKFAVLPEHFLLVPTEEQPQALPPTPGQLARTYSILQAAARSSPSQRLLAFYNGGPGAGASQRWRHVQFIDAKGGVPLDDWVRGVTFERQDRAVIHPTLPYIHILHPLPAAHSVPYPLSEDDLTLLADNLAPALMRSLDLAFDALRRSGGDRSQGWNLLMTLDAIHLIPRSQPAFPLGDGQTLDLNALGYAGMLLVTSEAHDAALDAAAKAEQGGLISILAKCGVPREFGEQAIEQDANQHGGAGAAWEGL; this comes from the exons ATGGCCCAGCCCACCGAGCGTGCGTCGCCCGCCGAcatcctcgcgcgcctcccGGCgtccttcgccgccgccaaggagtCGGGCGACCTGTACTTCTtcccgagcacgagcaggaACGTTGCCGGCCAGTTCCCC TTCAACATCACGATCTGCCCCGCCATCGGCGCGAAGAAggcggccgcgcccgccgaaGAGCCCGCCCACGAGTCCAAGCGCGTCCGCACGGCCGAGACCAGCGCCGACAGGCCGAGCCCCTTCCGCCCGCCGTACGTGCCCGGTCTGTATGTTGGCGCctttgccggcgtcgacggcgaggagacgaCCGCTGTgctg CTGAACAAGTTCGCCGTGCTCCCGGAGcacttcctcctcgtcccgaCCGAGGAGCAGCCACAGGCTCTCCCCCCGACCCCCGGACAGCTGGCGCGCACCTACTCGATCCTccaggccgcggcgcgctcgtcgccgtcccaGCGCCTCCTGGCCTTCTACAATGGCGGACCGGGGGCCGGCGCGTCCCAGCGCTGGCGGCACGTCCAGTTCATCGACGCCAAGGGTGGTGTGCCCCTCGACGACTGGGTGCGGGGGGTCACGTTCGAGCGCCAGG ACCGCGCAGTCATCCACCCGACCCTCCCCTACATCCACATCCTCCACCCCCTGCCTGCCGCCCACAGCGTCCCCTACCCGCtcagcgaggacgacctgACGCTGCTGGCTGACAACCTCGCTCCGGCGCTGatgcgctcgctcgacctggcgttcgacgcgctccgccgcTCGGGAGGCGACAGGAGCCAGGGCTGGAACCTGCTGAtgacgctcgacgcgatcCACCTCATCCCGCGCTCGCAGCCCGCCTtccccctcggcgacgggcagaCGCTCGACCTCAACGCGCTCGGCTACGCCGGCATGCTCCTCGTCACGTCcgaggcgcacgacgcggccctcgacgccgcggccaaggccgagcagggcggccTCATCTCCATCCTCGCCAAGTGCGGCGTGCCGCGCGAGTTTGGCGAGCAGGCCATCGAGCAGGACGCGAACCAGCACGGTGGTGCCGGCGCAGCTTGGGAAGGCCTGTAG
- the bud31 gene encoding Protein BUD31 gives MPKIRTSRTKPPPEGYEDIQDVLEDYDKKMRDAESDSHEGKRKVESTWPIMRISHARSRYIYDLYYKRELISRELYDWLLKQGYADANLIAKWKKNGYERLCCVRCVQTRDMNYQGSTCICRVPKAALKKNTIVECPNCGCRGCASGD, from the exons ATGCCCAAGATTAGGACGAGCAGGACAAAGCCCCCACCCGAGGGGTACGAGGACATCCA GGATGTCCTCGAGGACTATGACAAGAAGATGCGCGATGCTGAGAGCGACTCGCACGAGGGAAAGCGCAAGGTCGAGTCGACTTG GCCAATCATGCGCATCTCGCACGCACGCTCGCGGTACATCTACGATCTGTACTACAAGCGCGAGCTCATCTCGCGCGAGCTGTACGACTGGCTCCTGAAGCAGGGCTACGCGGATGCCAA CTTGATAGCAAAGTGGAAGAA GAACGGCTACGAGCGCCTCTGCTGCGTCCGCTGCGTCCAGACCCGCGACATGAACTACCAGGGCTCGACGTGTATCTGCCGCGTGCCCAAGGCCGCGTTGAAGAAGAACACGATTGTCGAGTGTCCCAACtgtg GCTGCCGAGGATGCGCGTCGGGCGACTAG